Proteins co-encoded in one Juglans regia cultivar Chandler chromosome 16, Walnut 2.0, whole genome shotgun sequence genomic window:
- the LOC108981780 gene encoding uncharacterized mitochondrial protein AtMg00810-like, giving the protein MKDLGSLTYFLGLEVQTDPFGIFLNQHKYTQDLIALVGLQDTSSVDTPLEVSQFMQAPHHLHLAVVHRIIRYLRGSPSHGLFFPTERVIFALWLTSKKQDRVSKSSTQSEYHAMFAACSEILWLHGLLVMLGCVLSDPTPLHTDNISVIQIATNPVFH; this is encoded by the exons ATGAAGGATCTTGGTTCTCTTACATACTTCTTGGGGTTGGAAGTTCAAACTGATCCATTCGGAATTTTTTTGAATCAGCATAAATACACTCAGGATTTGATTGCTTTGGTTGGCCTTCAAGATACTTCTTCTGTGGATACTCCTCTGGAA GTTAGCCAGTTCATGCAGGCTCCACATCATCTACATTTAGCTGTTGTTCATCGTATTATTCGATATCTTCGAGGATCTCCTAGCCATGGCCTATTCTTCCCTACTGAGAGAGTTATCTTCGCCTTGTGGCTTaca agtaagaaacagGATCGTGTTTCCAAATCTTCCACCCAATCCGAATACCATGCAATGTTTGCTGCTTGTTCTGAGATTCTATGGCTTCATGGTCTTCTTGTTATGCTTGGTTGTGTTCTGTCCGATCCTACTCCTCTCCATACTGACAACATTAGTGTCATTCAGATTGCCACAAATCCTGTTTTTCATTAA